From a region of the Bacteroidia bacterium genome:
- a CDS encoding glycosyltransferase, giving the protein MISVVVITRNSAASIERCLESIFKQSLLPIEVIVIDGHSNDDTLDKLGSFPVIQTIQTGTGIAQARNQAISLASQEWIGFLDSDDTWDPNKLEIQWKALQKQPELEAIGCYLEKWEKKERIASSIQPAFTPGGFIFHRSCFEKYGLFDTRWTYASDHAWFLAARRQGLKFNLCKEVLLHKHLHENNLSLNQKAYRLEVFELLKHWSE; this is encoded by the coding sequence ATGATAAGTGTAGTTGTTATTACCCGGAATTCGGCAGCTAGCATTGAACGTTGCCTGGAAAGTATTTTCAAACAAAGCCTCCTTCCAATCGAGGTAATCGTAATTGATGGACATTCAAACGATGACACTTTGGACAAACTTGGTTCTTTTCCGGTAATACAGACAATTCAGACCGGTACTGGAATAGCACAGGCCCGAAACCAGGCAATAAGTTTGGCTAGCCAAGAATGGATTGGCTTTTTAGATTCAGACGATACCTGGGATCCCAACAAGCTAGAAATCCAATGGAAAGCCTTGCAAAAACAGCCAGAATTAGAAGCCATTGGTTGCTACCTTGAAAAATGGGAAAAGAAAGAAAGAATTGCATCTAGCATCCAACCTGCCTTTACCCCGGGGGGATTTATTTTTCATCGTTCCTGTTTTGAAAAGTATGGTCTTTTTGACACCCGTTGGACATACGCCAGTGATCATGCCTGGTTCTTAGCAGCCAGAAGACAAGGGTTAAAATTCAACTTGTGTAAGGAAGTTTTGCTCCATAAACACTTGCACGAAAATAACTTGTCTTTGAATCAAAAGGCCTACCGACTGGAGGTGTTTGAATTATTAAAACACTGGTCGGAATGA
- a CDS encoding T9SS type A sorting domain-containing protein codes for MIKTLSLLTLISFGISQSFAQAWQPCNLSVNGNSTFGTSVCVHQGKLYATNNSNGLQVSSDNGTTWSIVNSDITSPGVDLYSTGDRLYAILHNSGCSLIQYSTDNGQTFNLDTTGLPTCYSGAVTMPSSLGISWTNHLLFSLAGPDWEFSRNTNDLAWVDASYFDANDCSEFFVKNDTCWAATNGATSNGLAWSTDGINWTSPVSNNIPEFYVPSQIAFLGNRLFMMGSDVMNGGAGVDTIIKYSDDYGINFQDINIEPYLDGSAVFSPSGKQNTLNMFSGYGKLYLTLSNDVYGSAPELIVSSDNGLSFQKDTVGFPDNITGTTFFINSMAFLNGWVFAQVNSGDLYRKQIASVGINTINRPSFQVFPNPVSSYLKFSELAKGSIFDGLGKEVIAFDWCSTLIVESLIPGSYLLKIENQFGKTFQHKLIIIHE; via the coding sequence ATGATAAAAACATTATCCCTATTAACTCTTATTTCTTTTGGAATTTCTCAGAGTTTTGCTCAAGCATGGCAACCTTGCAACTTATCCGTGAATGGTAATTCAACCTTTGGTACTTCGGTTTGTGTTCACCAGGGTAAATTATATGCCACAAACAATAGTAACGGATTACAAGTAAGTTCAGATAATGGAACGACTTGGTCCATTGTTAATTCGGATATTACTTCTCCCGGTGTTGATTTGTATTCAACCGGAGATCGCTTATATGCGATTTTGCATAATTCCGGATGCAGTTTGATTCAATATTCCACTGATAATGGTCAAACATTTAACTTAGATACAACCGGTTTGCCTACTTGCTACAGCGGTGCAGTTACCATGCCTTCTTCTTTGGGTATTTCCTGGACAAATCATCTGTTGTTTTCATTAGCCGGACCGGATTGGGAATTCTCTCGAAACACCAATGATTTGGCCTGGGTGGATGCCTCCTATTTTGATGCAAACGATTGCAGTGAGTTTTTTGTAAAAAATGATACCTGTTGGGCGGCAACCAATGGCGCAACCAGTAATGGATTAGCCTGGAGCACCGATGGTATTAATTGGACAAGTCCGGTAAGCAACAATATTCCCGAATTTTATGTTCCTTCTCAAATTGCGTTTCTGGGTAATAGACTTTTTATGATGGGCTCGGATGTAATGAATGGTGGTGCAGGGGTGGATACCATTATTAAATATAGCGATGATTATGGGATAAACTTTCAAGACATTAATATTGAACCATACCTCGATGGCTCTGCTGTTTTTTCCCCATCAGGTAAACAAAATACCCTAAACATGTTTTCAGGTTATGGAAAATTGTACCTTACCTTGTCAAATGATGTATATGGTTCAGCACCTGAATTAATAGTTAGTTCTGACAATGGCCTAAGTTTTCAAAAAGATACCGTAGGATTTCCTGATAATATTACCGGAACTACCTTCTTTATTAATTCCATGGCTTTTTTAAATGGATGGGTATTTGCTCAAGTGAATTCGGGCGATTTGTATCGTAAGCAAATTGCTTCAGTCGGTATTAATACAATAAATAGGCCTTCGTTTCAAGTATTTCCTAATCCGGTTTCCTCTTACCTGAAGTTTTCAGAACTTGCTAAAGGATCAATTTTTGATGGCTTAGGTAAAGAGGTGATTGCTTTTGATTGGTGTTCAACTCTAATTGTGGAATCCTTAATTCCGGGTAGTTACTTACTTAAAATAGAAAACCAATTTGGAAAAACCTTCCAACATAAGTTGATAATTATTCATGAATAG
- a CDS encoding lycopene cyclase domain-containing protein has product MKFDPHLLYWAVNLGSISVPFLLSFEGRVNFIRNLKSILLGILGTALLFIAWDSWFTQLGVWGFNEKYTLAFRLIHLPLEEICFFICIPYACLFSYEVIRYFWPSPGWNKFLSKLVTILGISLLGIGLVYIQRWYTFLAFSGAGVYLIGIRKQPFLMAFLKAYFITLLPFFIVNGILTGAITPEPVVWYNNEENLGVRLLTIPLEDLFYGMLMNGLVVLIYERTKSGNLKLF; this is encoded by the coding sequence TTGAAATTTGATCCACATCTGCTGTATTGGGCCGTCAATTTGGGATCGATTTCGGTTCCATTTTTGTTGAGTTTTGAAGGAAGAGTAAATTTTATTCGTAACCTGAAAAGCATTTTATTGGGAATTCTTGGAACCGCCTTGCTTTTTATTGCCTGGGATTCGTGGTTTACCCAATTAGGAGTATGGGGGTTTAATGAAAAATACACCTTGGCATTTAGACTGATTCACCTACCACTGGAGGAAATTTGCTTTTTCATTTGCATTCCCTACGCATGCTTGTTCTCGTATGAGGTAATTCGATATTTCTGGCCATCACCGGGTTGGAACAAATTTCTGAGCAAATTGGTGACAATACTTGGTATAAGTTTATTGGGTATCGGTTTAGTTTACATTCAGCGCTGGTACACCTTTTTGGCGTTTTCTGGCGCGGGAGTTTATTTGATTGGAATTCGGAAACAACCCTTTTTGATGGCTTTCTTAAAAGCGTATTTCATAACCTTACTTCCATTTTTTATCGTTAATGGCATTTTAACAGGGGCAATAACTCCAGAGCCGGTAGTTTGGTATAATAATGAGGAGAATTTGGGAGTTAGACTGCTGACCATTCCGCTGGAAGATTTGTTTTATGGAATGCTGATGAATGGCTTGGTAGTGCTCATTTACGAAAGAACCAAGTCTGGAAATTTGAAACTTTTTTAG
- a CDS encoding sterol desaturase family protein, protein MFTFFALGFLIILITFVVMEAVAWTAHKYVMHGFLWYLHEDHHLHDHYGFFEKNDFFFLIFAIPSWLFMMFGIMDGCDWKMWVGIGILIYGICYFWVHEVFIHQRFKWFKHSTNRYLLALRRAHKMHHKHLGKEDGECFGMLWVPFKYYKKSFGKLEI, encoded by the coding sequence ATGTTTACGTTTTTTGCGCTCGGCTTCTTGATAATTCTAATCACCTTTGTTGTGATGGAAGCCGTGGCATGGACCGCCCACAAATATGTAATGCATGGCTTTTTATGGTATTTGCATGAAGATCACCATTTACACGACCACTATGGATTTTTTGAGAAGAACGATTTTTTCTTTTTGATTTTTGCAATACCGAGTTGGCTGTTCATGATGTTTGGAATAATGGATGGTTGCGATTGGAAAATGTGGGTAGGAATTGGAATATTAATTTATGGCATCTGCTATTTTTGGGTTCACGAAGTATTTATACATCAACGTTTTAAGTGGTTTAAGCATTCTACAAACCGGTATTTGCTTGCATTAAGACGAGCACATAAAATGCACCATAAACATTTGGGTAAAGAAGATGGTGAATGCTTTGGAATGCTTTGGGTTCCGTTTAAATACTATAAGAAATCGTTCGGAAAACTTGAAATTTGA
- a CDS encoding nucleoid-associated protein, whose product MLNYGNSNILEASLHFCGNKNNGEDVALANHPLELSEQLSFSLADFILHPFSKLFEEYQFMPESLAKPLVAQVFSGEKSLHEASKELTEHLYEVSEHPKIGSGDVLVCYVKGLAFSNVFSDGMVILKFENTENFLLTDMDSDGGNVTLKPGIRNSRFDKGCLILNLEEENGFRCFVIDNASRGDEAYFWKERFLGLAPKQDKHFQTKQLMNVYKDFVVEELPQKFEVSKAEQSDLLARSVNYMKENDRFRMQEFEQQVMSQPEVINAFKGYVEEQTSNQEYTLPEEFEISAPAVKKQGKFVRSVIKLDKNFHLYVHGNREYIQRGFDEQTGMHFYKLYFKEEA is encoded by the coding sequence ATGCTTAATTACGGAAATTCTAATATCCTTGAAGCCAGTCTTCATTTTTGCGGAAATAAAAACAATGGGGAAGATGTAGCCTTGGCAAATCATCCACTCGAACTAAGTGAACAACTTTCGTTTTCCTTGGCAGATTTCATCTTACATCCTTTTTCTAAACTTTTCGAAGAATACCAGTTTATGCCCGAATCCTTGGCAAAGCCGTTGGTTGCTCAGGTGTTTTCAGGAGAAAAAAGTTTGCACGAAGCATCCAAAGAGTTAACGGAACACTTGTATGAAGTTAGTGAACATCCTAAAATTGGTAGTGGTGATGTGTTGGTTTGCTATGTAAAAGGTTTGGCGTTTTCCAATGTTTTTTCAGATGGAATGGTGATTTTGAAGTTTGAAAATACAGAGAATTTCCTATTGACCGATATGGATTCTGATGGCGGAAATGTAACTTTAAAACCCGGTATCAGAAATTCCCGATTCGATAAAGGTTGCCTGATATTAAACCTGGAAGAAGAAAATGGTTTTCGTTGTTTTGTTATTGACAATGCTTCGCGGGGCGATGAGGCATACTTTTGGAAAGAGCGATTTTTAGGTTTGGCACCCAAGCAAGATAAGCATTTTCAGACCAAGCAATTAATGAATGTTTACAAAGATTTTGTGGTGGAGGAGCTTCCTCAAAAATTCGAAGTTTCCAAAGCAGAGCAGTCGGATCTGTTGGCCAGGTCGGTCAACTATATGAAAGAAAATGATCGCTTTCGTATGCAGGAGTTTGAGCAACAAGTAATGTCTCAGCCAGAAGTTATTAATGCATTTAAAGGATATGTGGAGGAACAAACCAGTAACCAGGAGTATACCTTGCCCGAGGAGTTTGAAATTTCTGCACCGGCAGTAAAAAAGCAAGGAAAATTTGTTCGTTCGGTAATAAAACTGGATAAAAACTTTCATCTTTATGTTCATGGTAATCGGGAATACATTCAACGTGGATTCGATGAACAAACAGGTATGCATTTTTATAAATTATATTTTAAAGAAGAAGCTTAA
- a CDS encoding ethanolamine ammonia-lyase reactivating factor EutA, producing MKFAAIDIGSNAARLLLSNVFEDGEKVSFKKSSLIRVPLRLGFDAFSQKQISEKKIQKLSATMQAFKTLIDVHEVISWKAIATAAMREAENGAEIVERVFQETGVNIEIVSGEQEASIVYSNHIAESLDPNKSYLYIDVGGGSTEVTLFADRQVCASYSFNIGTIRLINNQVTDADWKFLKGFVKEVSKNHQPLIGIGSGGNINKLFKMSGKQEGKPLPTKKLQKLRDSISELTVSERITQLGMNEDRADVIVHAANIFLFILKHADIKKILVPEIGVSDGIIHLLYEEYKSQRS from the coding sequence ATGAAATTTGCCGCGATTGATATTGGCTCCAATGCAGCCAGGTTGCTGTTAAGCAATGTTTTTGAAGATGGTGAAAAGGTTAGTTTTAAAAAGTCATCCTTGATCAGAGTGCCTCTGCGACTAGGTTTTGATGCCTTTTCTCAAAAGCAAATTTCAGAGAAGAAAATACAGAAACTTTCAGCCACTATGCAGGCCTTCAAAACCCTCATCGATGTGCATGAGGTAATTTCCTGGAAAGCTATTGCAACAGCAGCCATGCGGGAAGCCGAAAATGGAGCAGAAATTGTTGAAAGGGTATTTCAAGAAACCGGTGTAAATATCGAAATTGTTTCAGGAGAGCAAGAAGCGAGTATTGTTTATAGTAATCACATTGCCGAAAGTCTTGATCCTAATAAAAGTTATCTCTATATCGATGTGGGTGGAGGAAGCACGGAAGTAACACTTTTTGCAGATCGTCAGGTTTGTGCCAGTTACTCCTTTAATATTGGTACTATTCGCTTAATTAATAATCAAGTAACCGACGCTGATTGGAAATTTTTAAAAGGTTTTGTTAAAGAGGTTTCAAAAAATCATCAACCTTTGATTGGTATTGGTTCAGGCGGAAATATCAATAAATTGTTTAAAATGTCCGGTAAACAGGAAGGGAAACCGTTACCCACCAAGAAATTGCAGAAATTGCGTGACTCTATTTCAGAACTTACTGTGAGTGAACGAATTACCCAGCTTGGTATGAATGAAGATAGAGCCGATGTAATTGTGCATGCAGCAAATATTTTTTTGTTCATATTAAAACATGCAGACATAAAGAAAATTCTAGTGCCTGAAATAGGGGTTTCGGATGGTATCATCCATTTGCTTTACGAAGAATACAAAAGTCAGCGATCCTAA
- the fmt gene encoding methionyl-tRNA formyltransferase, translating to MSTLRILFMGTPDFAVESLKAIYEAGYNLVGVVTMPDKPAGRGQKIRFSPVKEYALEKNLPLFQPEKLKDPSFLKQLQDLQIDLGVVVAFRMLPEVVWNMPKYGTINLHGSLLPQYRGAAPINWAILNGETETGYTVFRLRHEIDTGNLWAQEKLSISPNENAGSVHDRMMIAGAQLLVKSIRDFELGKIDETIQTEEINGMAIQHAPKIFKETCQIIPRFTAPEAHNRIRGLSPYPGAWLVWQNPNGEEMEVKIFASECLSEPSQILPAGSISSDNKSYIHLHLQGGIVSITELQPQGKRKMTTREFLAGHKLESGLMLKDKAGN from the coding sequence ATGAGTACCTTGCGAATTTTGTTTATGGGTACACCGGATTTTGCGGTGGAATCTTTGAAGGCCATTTATGAGGCCGGCTATAATTTGGTTGGAGTAGTTACCATGCCCGATAAACCTGCTGGAAGAGGTCAGAAAATTCGATTTTCGCCTGTAAAAGAATATGCACTGGAAAAAAATCTCCCTTTATTTCAACCGGAAAAATTAAAGGACCCCTCCTTTCTGAAACAACTTCAGGATTTACAGATTGATTTAGGAGTGGTAGTTGCTTTTAGAATGTTGCCTGAAGTTGTATGGAACATGCCTAAGTATGGCACCATCAATTTACATGGTTCCCTTTTGCCCCAATATCGCGGCGCTGCACCGATAAATTGGGCCATTTTGAATGGAGAAACAGAAACAGGTTATACTGTTTTTAGATTAAGGCACGAAATAGATACCGGCAATTTATGGGCCCAAGAAAAACTTAGCATAAGTCCGAATGAAAATGCAGGTAGTGTGCACGACCGAATGATGATTGCCGGAGCTCAATTACTGGTTAAATCCATACGCGATTTTGAGCTGGGCAAGATTGATGAAACCATTCAAACAGAGGAAATAAATGGAATGGCCATTCAACACGCTCCTAAAATATTTAAAGAAACTTGCCAAATTATTCCACGATTTACTGCACCGGAAGCACATAACCGAATTAGAGGACTTTCGCCTTACCCAGGAGCTTGGTTGGTTTGGCAAAATCCAAATGGTGAAGAAATGGAGGTGAAAATTTTCGCCAGCGAATGTTTATCAGAACCGTCCCAAATTCTGCCTGCCGGAAGTATCAGCAGCGATAACAAAAGTTATATTCATTTGCATTTACAAGGAGGAATTGTTTCCATTACGGAATTACAACCTCAAGGAAAACGCAAAATGACTACCAGAGAATTTCTTGCCGGGCACAAACTGGAATCAGGGTTGATGCTAAAAGACAAGGCCGGCAATTAA
- a CDS encoding N-acetyl sugar amidotransferase, with product MKACRQCILDESDYPGIVLDSDGICDICHVNMRGIENIRNNVDSNYWEKKSEIIRKSGKNKPYDCLIGISGGTDSTYMVYLAIKYGLRPLLFHVDGGWNSEKAVVNIARIVDKSGFDYECTVLPWSEIRSLQKAFIDADVLDIDLPFDNIFVAATNRIARKYKINTSLNGYNALTEGIMPPNFTHVKYDKRNILDIFKKYGKGSIAHLPIFSSYESFIESKLYNFKSIYFLNTPSYSKTEAKKVNIDFFGWQDYGGKHYENIFTRLYQGYILLEKFGIDKRKSHLSMLICNGELTRQEAIDLLNMEDPYPDKTMLHDDIIFFCKKLEMTEDEFYSYIKRPQRSHREFKSILDDYEKMRPYKRFIMKLLGK from the coding sequence ATGAAAGCCTGCAGGCAATGTATTTTAGATGAAAGTGATTATCCCGGAATTGTTTTAGATTCTGATGGAATTTGTGATATATGCCATGTAAACATGAGAGGCATTGAAAACATTCGGAATAATGTAGATAGTAATTACTGGGAAAAGAAATCTGAAATAATAAGAAAGTCAGGTAAAAATAAGCCATACGACTGTTTAATAGGTATTAGCGGAGGAACCGACAGCACCTACATGGTATATTTAGCAATTAAATACGGTTTAAGGCCTTTACTTTTCCACGTGGATGGAGGATGGAATTCGGAAAAAGCAGTAGTAAATATTGCCAGAATAGTTGATAAATCTGGTTTCGATTATGAATGCACCGTATTGCCTTGGAGCGAAATTAGAAGTTTGCAAAAAGCATTTATCGATGCCGATGTTTTGGACATAGACTTACCTTTTGACAATATTTTTGTTGCCGCTACAAATAGAATTGCCAGAAAATACAAAATTAATACCTCTTTAAATGGGTACAATGCCTTAACCGAAGGCATTATGCCTCCAAACTTTACACATGTTAAATACGACAAAAGAAACATATTAGACATTTTCAAAAAATATGGCAAAGGAAGCATAGCCCATTTACCAATTTTTAGTAGCTATGAGTCCTTTATTGAAAGCAAGTTATATAATTTTAAATCCATATATTTCTTAAATACACCCAGCTATTCGAAAACTGAGGCCAAAAAAGTAAATATTGATTTTTTTGGGTGGCAAGACTATGGAGGCAAACATTACGAAAATATTTTTACCAGGCTTTATCAAGGTTATATTTTACTAGAAAAATTTGGCATTGACAAACGTAAATCTCATTTATCAATGCTCATTTGCAATGGTGAATTAACACGACAAGAGGCTATTGACCTGTTAAATATGGAAGACCCATATCCTGATAAAACCATGCTTCATGACGATATCATTTTCTTTTGTAAAAAGTTGGAAATGACGGAAGATGAGTTTTATTCATACATTAAACGGCCTCAACGATCTCACCGGGAGTTTAAATCAATTTTAGATGATTACGAAAAAATGAGACCTTACAAGCGGTTTATTATGAAATTACTTGGTAAATAA
- a CDS encoding imidazole glycerol phosphate synthase subunit HisF: protein MRRLIPFLQVFNKELYKSTQFGEMRYIGDPFVAVKIFNELQAMELIISDTTPSKNRNELDLKLIGQIASECFMPVTYAGGISDIQTATKILTLGIEKLCICSAYHSKPTFMSEMVKEFGTSTIIGCIELKEQNGKTKVSFQSGQQISTWSPEDCIKKLQDEGVGEILVIDTNRDGKMKGGNEDWVNNIAGELKVPLIYSGGIGKPSHSLAMFNAGASAVAVGSSFVFKGRLNGVLINYPDHTQISDWTGEESFLIK from the coding sequence TTGAGACGATTAATCCCTTTCCTTCAGGTATTTAATAAAGAACTTTACAAATCAACCCAGTTTGGGGAGATGAGGTATATTGGAGACCCATTTGTTGCAGTTAAAATCTTTAATGAACTGCAAGCAATGGAGTTAATAATTTCAGACACTACCCCTTCGAAAAACAGGAATGAACTTGATTTAAAATTAATTGGACAGATTGCTTCTGAATGTTTTATGCCAGTGACTTATGCAGGTGGAATTTCCGATATCCAGACCGCAACTAAAATCCTTACCTTAGGCATTGAAAAATTATGTATTTGTTCAGCATACCATTCAAAACCTACTTTTATGAGTGAAATGGTTAAGGAGTTTGGGACTTCAACAATTATTGGATGTATTGAATTGAAAGAGCAAAATGGAAAGACAAAGGTTAGCTTTCAAAGCGGTCAGCAAATTTCAACCTGGTCACCTGAAGATTGCATAAAAAAATTACAAGATGAAGGAGTGGGTGAAATTCTGGTAATTGATACCAACAGAGATGGTAAAATGAAAGGAGGGAATGAAGATTGGGTAAATAATATTGCCGGCGAATTAAAGGTACCTTTAATTTATTCTGGAGGAATAGGCAAACCTAGTCATAGCTTAGCCATGTTTAATGCTGGAGCATCTGCAGTTGCAGTTGGATCATCCTTCGTATTTAAAGGACGGTTAAATGGAGTATTAATTAATTATCCGGACCATACACAAATTTCGGATTGGACAGGAGAAGAGTCTTTTTTAATTAAATAA
- the hisH gene encoding imidazole glycerol phosphate synthase subunit HisH — protein sequence MTPYPLPVGIVDVGIGNVGSVANMLRKIGNDAIIIQRPDQLEKLNKLILPGVGRFDKGIQALEKMGFIDSIHHFSNRDDTSLLGICLGMQMLFEGSEEGDKPGLGFIPGHVERFKESIQLPIPHVGWTTTNSTQSNLLFSNLDKAFFYFVHAYHAPRGILESEFCLATSEYGYKFPSAVGKGRVMGVQFHPEKSLSFGFQLLRNFVNY from the coding sequence ATGACACCTTACCCACTTCCTGTTGGAATAGTTGATGTTGGAATTGGCAATGTAGGTTCTGTTGCCAACATGTTAAGGAAGATAGGTAATGATGCTATAATTATTCAAAGGCCTGACCAATTAGAAAAGTTAAACAAATTGATATTGCCTGGTGTTGGAAGATTTGATAAAGGAATACAGGCATTAGAAAAAATGGGATTTATTGATTCGATTCACCATTTTTCAAACAGGGACGATACAAGTTTATTAGGCATTTGTCTGGGCATGCAGATGTTATTTGAAGGTAGTGAGGAAGGAGACAAACCCGGTCTTGGTTTTATTCCAGGCCACGTTGAACGCTTTAAGGAATCCATTCAGCTTCCCATACCTCATGTTGGGTGGACAACAACAAATTCAACCCAATCGAATTTGTTGTTCAGCAATTTGGATAAGGCATTTTTCTATTTTGTTCATGCCTATCATGCTCCAAGGGGGATTTTAGAAAGTGAATTTTGTTTGGCGACTTCGGAATATGGTTATAAATTTCCATCTGCTGTTGGAAAAGGCAGAGTAATGGGCGTACAATTTCATCCTGAAAAAAGCCTTTCTTTTGGTTTTCAACTTTTACGCAATTTTGTAAATTATTAG
- a CDS encoding glycosyltransferase has translation MQASKVLYLITDDFPIGGKEPYLVDELPQLKKVFQEIIFVTTLPGLSSSMEARKHIHISFPNSLANKLSGFLGIFHSSVNTEILNLIRNRELSFYKVKLLLSYFQRAKRIRQEILKHSSKFHQGEHLTFYSYWCDERALAVSLLKQKKFSTGISRAHGWDIYSERNPENYLPFRPWLLKNLDILVCISENGKKYLEQKYGQLGKDKTEIHRLGSSRLNKIPTKQGDQPFILLSIAYAVPLKRLGKIIEALNFSQNEKIKWIHLGGGPEIDNLIQLNKRLNENKLNIQTEFWGNVSHEHILNFLENNYVDLFVNVSETEGLPVSIMEAMSAQIPCIATDVGGSGEIVNSSNGYLVPVGISNESLWKLIQNHYNLGHEQCVQMRNQAYGTWKEKYSSEKNYFSFAERLNSLNLN, from the coding sequence ATGCAGGCAAGTAAGGTACTTTATCTGATAACGGATGATTTTCCCATTGGAGGAAAGGAGCCCTATTTAGTAGATGAATTACCTCAACTAAAAAAAGTATTTCAAGAAATTATTTTTGTTACAACCTTACCAGGTTTAAGCTCTTCCATGGAGGCAAGGAAACATATACATATCTCGTTTCCAAATAGTTTAGCAAATAAACTATCTGGATTTTTGGGTATATTTCATTCTTCTGTAAATACGGAGATTTTAAACTTAATTCGAAATAGGGAATTGAGTTTTTATAAGGTCAAATTATTACTTTCTTATTTTCAAAGAGCAAAAAGAATACGTCAGGAAATTCTAAAACATAGTTCAAAATTCCATCAAGGAGAACATTTAACATTTTATTCCTACTGGTGCGATGAAAGAGCCTTGGCAGTGAGTTTATTAAAGCAAAAGAAATTTTCAACTGGTATAAGCAGAGCTCATGGTTGGGATATCTATTCCGAACGAAATCCTGAAAATTATTTACCTTTTAGACCTTGGTTACTAAAGAATCTAGACATACTCGTATGCATTTCTGAAAATGGGAAGAAATATTTAGAACAAAAATACGGACAGCTTGGGAAAGATAAGACAGAAATTCATAGGCTTGGTTCTTCCAGATTAAATAAAATACCAACCAAACAAGGTGACCAACCCTTCATTTTATTGAGTATAGCTTATGCAGTTCCTCTAAAAAGGTTAGGAAAAATCATTGAAGCTTTAAATTTTTCTCAAAATGAAAAAATCAAATGGATTCATTTGGGTGGAGGACCTGAAATTGATAATTTAATTCAATTAAATAAACGTCTGAATGAAAACAAATTAAATATACAAACCGAATTTTGGGGCAATGTAAGTCATGAACACATTTTGAATTTTTTAGAAAATAATTACGTGGATTTATTTGTAAACGTAAGTGAAACTGAAGGATTACCCGTTTCAATTATGGAAGCCATGAGCGCCCAAATACCATGCATAGCTACCGATGTTGGAGGTAGTGGGGAAATTGTTAATTCATCAAATGGGTACTTGGTTCCTGTTGGAATAAGTAATGAATCCTTGTGGAAGTTAATTCAAAATCATTATAATTTAGGCCATGAGCAATGTGTTCAAATGAGAAATCAGGCATACGGCACCTGGAAAGAAAAATATTCTTCAGAAAAGAATTACTTTAGTTTTGCAGAAAGGCTTAATAGTCTTAATTTGAATTAA
- a CDS encoding DUF1573 domain-containing protein → MRKVLLAFVFSAGLISAKAQDAAPAANDNPNAPEITFEKEVHDYGNIKQGADGGCEFRFKNTGKEPLIISNARGSCGCTVPQWPKDPIKPGETGVLKVNYDTKRVGPINKTVTVTSNAKTATKTVRIAGNVEAVPTEETMPVNNNSGAPLEKK, encoded by the coding sequence ATGAGAAAAGTTTTACTAGCCTTTGTATTCTCAGCCGGATTAATTTCGGCTAAAGCTCAAGATGCAGCTCCTGCCGCTAATGACAATCCTAATGCACCAGAAATCACTTTCGAAAAGGAAGTTCACGATTATGGTAACATTAAACAGGGTGCTGACGGAGGATGTGAATTTAGATTCAAAAACACCGGGAAAGAGCCTTTAATTATTTCTAATGCCCGCGGAAGCTGTGGTTGTACCGTTCCACAATGGCCAAAAGACCCAATTAAACCAGGTGAAACCGGAGTTTTAAAGGTAAATTACGATACTAAACGTGTTGGACCAATTAACAAAACTGTTACTGTAACATCCAATGCAAAAACTGCTACCAAAACTGTTCGTATTGCAGGTAATGTAGAAGCAGTTCCAACGGAAGAGACTATGCCTGTGAACAATAATTCAGGTGCTCCATTGGAGAAGAAATAA